The proteins below come from a single Anderseniella sp. Alg231-50 genomic window:
- a CDS encoding N-acetyltransferase translates to MSDVEIRLVDDPRDYRAFVQVPHAVFADDPAWIAPLNFERSQHLSPRHNPFFEHGRAQLFLAIRDGRPVGRISAQVDELRLARYRDATGMFGFLDAIDDRAVFAALLNAAEDWLKTEGMTRAVGPFGFSINEETGLLVDGFEHPPAVMMGHAAPYYEGHVTAAGYTPVKDVLAYDFDNSKALPRGLAGMLAKVKATGDLEVRPLSKKNLDRDLAILIDIFNDAWSDNWGFTPFSDAEIRKLGQDLKMLVEEQFIAFAIYQGEPSAMAVTLPDINRAARDLNGKLLPFGWLKLLSRLKFSTPEAVRLPLMGVRKKFHGTPVGSALAMSVIDAIRTYHVGRGTQRAELSWILEDNLPMRRMIEAVGGTAYKTYRIFERNIA, encoded by the coding sequence ATGAGTGACGTTGAAATCCGATTGGTCGATGACCCGCGTGACTACAGGGCTTTTGTCCAGGTACCTCATGCCGTTTTCGCTGACGACCCGGCCTGGATCGCGCCTCTGAATTTCGAACGCTCACAGCACCTTTCTCCCAGGCACAATCCGTTTTTCGAACATGGCCGGGCGCAATTGTTTCTGGCCATCCGCGATGGTCGGCCCGTTGGCCGGATTTCGGCACAGGTTGATGAACTCAGGCTCGCCCGCTACCGCGACGCAACCGGCATGTTCGGTTTCCTCGATGCCATCGATGACCGCGCTGTCTTTGCAGCTTTGCTCAATGCCGCGGAAGACTGGCTCAAGACAGAAGGAATGACCCGCGCCGTTGGTCCGTTCGGCTTTTCCATCAATGAAGAAACTGGTTTGCTGGTGGACGGCTTTGAACATCCGCCGGCGGTTATGATGGGCCATGCGGCGCCTTACTATGAGGGTCATGTTACAGCCGCCGGGTACACGCCGGTGAAGGATGTGCTGGCCTATGATTTCGACAACTCGAAAGCATTGCCCCGCGGACTGGCGGGAATGCTGGCCAAGGTAAAGGCCACCGGCGATCTTGAAGTCCGGCCGCTGAGCAAGAAGAACCTGGACCGGGACCTCGCCATTCTGATTGATATTTTCAATGATGCCTGGTCTGACAACTGGGGATTTACACCGTTCAGTGATGCGGAAATCCGAAAGCTTGGCCAGGATCTGAAAATGCTGGTCGAAGAGCAGTTCATCGCGTTTGCAATCTATCAGGGCGAACCCAGCGCCATGGCCGTGACACTCCCCGACATCAATCGCGCGGCCCGCGACCTGAACGGAAAACTGCTGCCGTTTGGCTGGCTGAAACTGTTGTCGCGCCTGAAGTTTTCCACGCCGGAGGCGGTTCGTTTGCCGCTGATGGGCGTACGCAAGAAGTTTCATGGCACACCGGTCGGATCGGCCCTTGCGATGTCGGTTATTGATGCTATCCGCACCTACCATGTCGGCAGGGGCACGCAGCGTGCGGAATTGTCCTGGATACTGGAAGACAATCTGCCAATGCGCCGCATGATAGAAGCCGTTGGCGGAACAGCCTACAAGACCTATCGGATTTTTGAACGCAACATTGCCTGA
- a CDS encoding metallophosphoesterase family protein, translating to MTFRIAHISDVHLAPLPPVKASEMTSKRIVGYNSWMFRRKAIHDPSIASEIVRDIKAAQPGHVMVTGDLVNIALPREFINGESWLRNLGRPDWISFVPGNHDAYVPVQWDKGMGRLGDYMTGDLMVQGAVATAGIAMPFPYVRQRRNIALIGVSTAVPTRPGRATGILGDAQLDALANTLQNLRSKGFYRILMIHHPPLPGLAKRRKALTDAKNLKQVLEDQGCDLVVHGHNHITMRNTLASRHGPVHILGMPAATSSGARSTEPAAWNEYHIRRTSGRWQCTVNTRCWDTEKCSFVPQTSYSLD from the coding sequence GTGACTTTTCGCATTGCGCACATATCGGATGTTCACCTGGCGCCCTTGCCACCGGTCAAGGCGTCAGAGATGACCTCAAAACGCATCGTGGGCTATAATTCCTGGATGTTCCGGCGCAAGGCCATCCATGACCCCTCTATTGCCAGCGAGATTGTGCGTGACATCAAGGCCGCCCAGCCCGGCCATGTAATGGTGACCGGGGACCTGGTGAACATTGCCCTGCCCCGCGAATTCATCAATGGCGAGAGCTGGCTTCGGAACCTCGGCAGGCCCGACTGGATTTCGTTTGTGCCCGGCAATCATGATGCCTATGTGCCGGTGCAGTGGGACAAGGGAATGGGCCGACTGGGCGACTACATGACCGGCGACCTGATGGTGCAGGGAGCTGTCGCGACAGCCGGTATTGCCATGCCGTTCCCGTATGTGCGCCAGCGCCGCAATATCGCGCTTATCGGCGTATCAACGGCCGTACCGACGAGGCCCGGCCGCGCCACAGGTATTCTGGGAGACGCGCAGCTCGATGCGCTTGCAAACACCCTGCAGAACCTGCGCTCGAAGGGCTTCTACCGGATATTGATGATCCATCATCCGCCATTGCCCGGCCTGGCCAAACGGCGCAAGGCCCTGACCGACGCCAAAAACCTGAAACAGGTACTGGAGGACCAGGGCTGCGATTTGGTTGTGCACGGTCACAATCACATCACAATGCGCAATACGCTGGCCTCCCGGCACGGGCCGGTCCATATTCTCGGCATGCCTGCAGCCACATCAAGTGGCGCACGCAGTACCGAACCGGCCGCCTGGAACGAATACCATATCCGCCGCACATCCGGCAGGTGGCAGTGCACCGTCAACACCAGATGCTGGGACACGGAAAAGTGCAGCTTCGTGCCGCAAACAAGTTATAGTCTGGATTGA
- a CDS encoding LptF/LptG family permease produces the protein MKTIGWLLSKMILLRFVMILTGISVFVVSLTLVTYSEEILKRGPGGAAAIAEYALLLLPVTASTFMAIAVLLGILLALVELSYRSELTAIWATGLSPVKIVFMLFPLAVIIGGMTFLIADQGVPRVTPKLIDWGIGEYGSKKAGAGSGKAIWMRADNDILRASGANSDATELTDIIIFRRGPDGKLLEQINAHKATLVNRRWQLEDVIIYHAENVKPNRIKRLVYSGNMRPAREGKRSGEPAEMSTVDLGYFIRNAGFGIKPVHVFETWWHRRMSLLFTPWLMIALCIPLAVQFRRGGAAGRLFMVGLALGFTFSIFEGIALTMGEVGFVPPWFGAWAPFLVYAAIAGAMTFKAETVS, from the coding sequence ATGAAGACAATCGGCTGGCTGCTGTCAAAAATGATCCTGCTGCGGTTCGTGATGATCCTCACCGGCATTTCGGTCTTCGTCGTTTCACTGACGCTTGTGACCTATTCGGAAGAAATCCTGAAACGTGGCCCGGGCGGCGCGGCGGCCATAGCCGAGTACGCCTTGCTGCTGTTACCGGTTACAGCTTCGACCTTCATGGCGATTGCCGTATTGCTCGGCATTCTGCTGGCACTTGTCGAACTGTCCTATCGCAGTGAACTTACCGCCATCTGGGCAACCGGCCTATCGCCGGTGAAAATTGTGTTCATGCTGTTTCCGCTCGCTGTGATTATCGGCGGCATGACATTCCTGATTGCCGATCAGGGCGTACCGAGGGTCACGCCCAAGCTGATAGATTGGGGCATCGGCGAATATGGCAGCAAGAAAGCCGGTGCCGGCAGCGGCAAGGCAATCTGGATGCGCGCCGACAATGACATCTTGCGCGCCTCGGGCGCAAACAGCGATGCAACCGAGTTGACCGACATCATCATTTTCCGCCGCGGCCCCGACGGCAAACTGCTGGAACAGATCAATGCCCACAAGGCCACTTTGGTGAACCGGCGCTGGCAACTGGAAGATGTGATTATCTACCACGCAGAAAACGTAAAACCCAACCGCATCAAACGGCTGGTGTACTCGGGAAATATGCGTCCCGCCCGCGAAGGCAAACGCTCCGGTGAACCTGCGGAGATGTCGACAGTTGACCTGGGATATTTCATCCGCAACGCCGGTTTTGGCATCAAGCCTGTGCACGTGTTCGAAACCTGGTGGCATCGGCGCATGTCGTTGCTGTTCACGCCATGGCTGATGATTGCCCTGTGTATTCCGCTGGCGGTTCAGTTCAGGCGCGGCGGTGCCGCTGGTCGCCTGTTCATGGTCGGGCTGGCTCTGGGCTTCACCTTCTCGATATTCGAAGGCATAGCACTGACCATGGGAGAAGTGGGTTTCGTGCCGCCCTGGTTTGGCGCCTGGGCACCATTTCTCGTTTATGCGGCCATTGCCGGCGCCATGACATTCAAGGCGGAAACGGTCAGCTGA
- the spt gene encoding serine palmitoyltransferase: MVDLLDKNKGLLDRMQKVAEAGSRVGPVNEKLLSPTRAMIDGRDTILAGTNNYMGVTFEASCVEAGQRALAEHGTGTTGSRIANGSYAIHEELEQELAGFLGMKHCIVFSTGYQANLGMMAGLAGPKDTIFLDADSHSSIYDGCTLSGAQLVRFRHNDAADLDKRLTRMGDTGGGHLVVLEGIYSMLGDRAPLAEFVEVKKKHGFQLLVDEAHSFGVLGPNGCGLADEAGLMHEADFVVGTFSKSIGAIGGFGASNHPMFETVRYSSKPYMFTASPSPASVATATAAVRVLAREPERRDRLQSNSARLFHGLRGLGLELGCDEVSPVIAVKCADEPSTLVMWNELLAAGVYVNIALPPGTPGKLCLLRCSVSAAHTEAEIDRIIELFATVVADKQLASASA; the protein is encoded by the coding sequence ATGGTTGATCTGCTCGACAAGAACAAAGGGCTCCTGGACCGGATGCAGAAGGTGGCGGAAGCTGGCTCGCGCGTAGGCCCGGTGAACGAGAAGCTGCTGTCACCGACCCGTGCGATGATTGACGGGCGTGACACTATTCTTGCCGGCACCAACAATTACATGGGCGTGACGTTCGAAGCTTCCTGCGTCGAGGCGGGCCAGCGTGCCCTGGCCGAACATGGAACAGGTACTACCGGTTCGCGGATCGCCAATGGCAGCTATGCCATTCATGAGGAACTGGAACAGGAACTGGCCGGTTTTCTGGGCATGAAGCACTGCATAGTGTTCTCTACCGGCTATCAGGCCAACCTGGGCATGATGGCGGGGCTTGCCGGACCCAAGGACACGATCTTCCTGGATGCTGACAGTCATTCCTCGATCTATGACGGATGCACGCTTTCAGGTGCACAGCTTGTGCGGTTCCGGCACAACGATGCTGCGGACCTCGACAAGCGCCTGACCCGCATGGGGGATACCGGCGGCGGGCACCTGGTGGTTCTGGAAGGGATCTATTCCATGTTGGGCGACCGCGCCCCGCTGGCTGAATTCGTCGAAGTCAAGAAGAAGCACGGCTTCCAGCTATTGGTCGATGAAGCCCATTCATTCGGCGTTCTCGGACCCAATGGCTGTGGCCTGGCGGATGAAGCCGGACTGATGCATGAGGCTGACTTTGTCGTCGGTACGTTTTCCAAATCGATTGGTGCAATTGGCGGGTTCGGCGCCTCGAACCATCCGATGTTTGAAACTGTTCGCTATTCTTCCAAGCCGTACATGTTCACCGCTTCGCCGTCACCGGCATCGGTTGCCACTGCTACTGCGGCAGTTAGGGTTTTGGCGCGCGAGCCGGAAAGGCGCGACCGGTTGCAGTCGAACTCGGCGCGCTTGTTCCACGGATTGCGTGGACTGGGGCTTGAACTGGGCTGTGATGAAGTGAGCCCGGTTATAGCGGTCAAGTGTGCCGATGAACCGTCGACCCTGGTGATGTGGAACGAACTGCTGGCCGCCGGTGTTTACGTGAATATCGCGCTGCCACCCGGCACGCCCGGCAAGTTGTGCCTGTTGCGGTGTTCGGTTTCAGCCGCGCACACCGAGGCTGAAATTGACCGGATCATCGAACTGTTCGCTACGGTCGTGGCCGACAAGCAGCTTGCGAGCGCATCAGCCTAG
- a CDS encoding phosphopantetheine-binding protein, which translates to MTDDEQEIFDKLSELLQPFNEKQVELKPQTEIAVDLAIDSVSVMDFVMEVEDHFDMDIPLNVLSETHTMKDLISVVQARKKT; encoded by the coding sequence ATGACGGACGACGAGCAGGAAATTTTCGACAAGCTGAGCGAGCTTTTGCAACCGTTCAATGAAAAGCAGGTCGAACTGAAACCTCAGACTGAAATTGCTGTGGACTTGGCAATAGACTCTGTTTCGGTGATGGATTTCGTCATGGAAGTGGAGGATCATTTTGATATGGATATTCCGCTGAATGTGCTGTCGGAAACCCACACCATGAAAGACCTGATCTCGGTTGTTCAGGCACGAAAGAAAACATAA
- a CDS encoding sterol desaturase family protein produces MNPEQPYNGAMDQIDSLLEYKTLWIAGVAIAFLALERVFPNARPLAGAHLKTLAQNAWRLAKNFGLLLLNAGLSPVLVIPISALAATHALGWRPDWWSGGVGLMADIIILDCWIYWWHRANHEIPFLWRFHEVHHLDEFLDASSAVRFHFGEVVMSALVRAAVIWLLDIPLLSVVVFETCVLTMALFHHSNVALPRWLEKPLSKVLVTPSIHWVHHHAIRSDTDSNYANILSIWDIVFASRSATNRWKDMPIGVERRHDESFFGLLTRPFRNR; encoded by the coding sequence TTGAACCCGGAACAACCCTACAATGGCGCCATGGACCAGATTGACAGCCTTTTGGAATACAAGACCCTGTGGATTGCCGGTGTTGCAATCGCATTTCTGGCGCTTGAACGGGTTTTTCCCAATGCCCGCCCGCTTGCCGGTGCACATCTGAAAACGCTGGCACAAAATGCCTGGCGGCTGGCCAAGAATTTTGGGCTGCTGTTGCTCAATGCCGGCCTGTCGCCGGTCCTGGTCATTCCGATTTCGGCCCTGGCTGCCACTCATGCGCTGGGCTGGCGCCCCGACTGGTGGTCGGGCGGTGTCGGCCTGATGGCTGATATCATCATTCTGGATTGCTGGATTTACTGGTGGCATCGCGCCAATCACGAAATTCCGTTTCTGTGGCGTTTTCACGAAGTTCATCACCTGGACGAGTTTCTCGACGCAAGTTCGGCCGTTCGGTTTCATTTTGGCGAAGTGGTCATGTCGGCGCTGGTGCGTGCAGCCGTGATCTGGCTGCTGGATATTCCCCTCCTGTCGGTGGTGGTGTTCGAGACCTGCGTGCTGACCATGGCGCTGTTCCACCATTCCAATGTGGCATTGCCGCGCTGGCTGGAAAAGCCGCTGTCGAAAGTACTGGTGACACCATCGATCCACTGGGTGCATCATCATGCTATCCGGTCCGACACCGACAGCAACTACGCCAACATCCTGTCGATATGGGACATCGTCTTCGCCAGCCGGTCGGCTACGAACCGCTGGAAGGACATGCCGATAGGGGTTGAACGCCGTCATGACGAGAGTTTTTTCGGCTTGCTGACACGGCCATTCAGAAACCGCTGA
- a CDS encoding fatty acyl-AMP ligase, with translation MRVDTTTEIGTGAGAEVRPFTPAGTPTINADLVQRLGGFTTLCEGLDYAAQGQTGMNFYGPRGQLEEIVSYHQLRKRAIAAAHQLVNAGIKPGERVGVVAETGAEFMVVFFGCQYAGMVPCPLPYSMYIGGRESYVTRIAGMLESAHATAVVTTADLDELVRDAAGRAGIRRVLSHEQLASLSTEGPALQPFGPEDISYIQYSSGSTSNPKGVLISQKAACANTMAILRHGLKIRPTDRAFSWLPLYHDMGLVGFCLSPMMGQVSVDYLATPAFARRPALWLKLMSQNQCTVAYGPSFGYDLAARRANGSLPDLKLDQWRVAGIGGDMVRADVLKLFSETLGVTGFKSKAFLPSYGMAESTLGVCFVDADEEIRVDVIDRTAMKEYGVAEVSTETDPDRVRSFVVCGRPLPAHKMRVVNVTGKELGDREIGCIEIAGPSLMSGYFRNDAATSAIMRDDGFMDTGDMGYWLGGEIVITGRAKDMILHNGRNIWPQDIEWSVEKLSAVRDGDVAAFAVEGSMGEDCVRVLVQCRVRKDDEIDALRKAVKAQISRTIGIEAQVVMVPPKSLPFTSSGKLSRSGAKTMFSNGDIVEIVTDLDTVENAMSVAAE, from the coding sequence GTGCGTGTAGACACGACAACCGAAATTGGCACGGGAGCCGGGGCGGAAGTCCGCCCCTTCACACCGGCAGGAACACCGACAATCAATGCAGACCTGGTGCAGCGCCTTGGCGGATTTACCACCTTGTGCGAGGGGCTTGATTACGCAGCCCAGGGCCAGACGGGGATGAATTTTTACGGCCCCCGCGGCCAGCTTGAAGAGATCGTATCCTATCATCAGTTGAGAAAGCGGGCGATTGCCGCAGCGCATCAGCTTGTCAACGCCGGCATCAAGCCGGGCGAGCGCGTTGGCGTGGTGGCCGAGACGGGTGCTGAATTCATGGTGGTGTTCTTCGGATGCCAGTATGCCGGCATGGTGCCGTGCCCGTTGCCTTATTCCATGTATATCGGCGGACGCGAGAGTTATGTGACACGTATTGCCGGCATGCTCGAAAGTGCGCACGCAACCGCAGTGGTTACAACAGCTGATCTTGATGAGCTGGTTCGCGATGCCGCAGGCCGTGCCGGTATCAGGCGCGTGTTGAGCCATGAGCAGCTGGCGAGCCTTTCTACCGAAGGTCCTGCACTCCAGCCGTTCGGCCCGGAAGATATTTCCTACATTCAGTATTCATCCGGCTCCACATCCAACCCGAAGGGTGTGTTGATTTCCCAGAAAGCCGCGTGTGCGAACACCATGGCCATTCTGCGTCACGGACTGAAGATTCGCCCGACCGACAGGGCCTTTTCCTGGCTGCCGCTGTATCATGACATGGGGCTGGTCGGATTCTGCCTGTCGCCAATGATGGGGCAGGTGTCGGTTGACTATCTTGCCACCCCGGCGTTCGCGCGCCGTCCGGCGCTGTGGCTCAAGCTGATGTCGCAAAACCAGTGCACGGTCGCTTATGGCCCGTCATTCGGTTATGACCTCGCGGCGCGCCGTGCAAACGGCAGTCTGCCCGATCTCAAGCTGGATCAATGGCGTGTAGCCGGTATCGGCGGCGACATGGTGCGTGCCGACGTGCTGAAACTGTTTTCGGAAACACTCGGTGTCACCGGCTTCAAATCAAAGGCGTTCCTGCCCAGCTACGGGATGGCCGAGTCCACGCTCGGCGTATGCTTTGTCGATGCGGATGAAGAGATCCGGGTTGACGTGATCGATCGCACGGCAATGAAAGAGTACGGTGTTGCCGAAGTCTCGACCGAAACCGATCCCGATCGGGTCCGCAGTTTCGTCGTGTGCGGACGTCCGCTTCCCGCTCACAAAATGAGGGTCGTGAATGTCACCGGCAAGGAACTGGGTGACCGCGAGATCGGATGCATCGAGATTGCCGGCCCGAGCCTGATGAGCGGCTATTTCCGTAATGATGCCGCCACGTCGGCGATCATGCGCGACGATGGTTTTATGGACACTGGTGACATGGGGTACTGGCTGGGTGGCGAGATTGTCATTACGGGCCGGGCCAAGGACATGATCTTGCACAACGGACGCAATATCTGGCCGCAGGACATTGAATGGTCCGTCGAGAAACTGTCCGCAGTGCGTGACGGGGACGTGGCCGCGTTTGCTGTCGAAGGCTCGATGGGTGAAGATTGCGTGCGTGTTCTGGTGCAGTGCCGCGTGCGCAAGGATGATGAAATCGACGCACTTCGCAAAGCCGTTAAAGCCCAGATTTCCCGGACAATCGGTATCGAGGCACAAGTGGTTATGGTGCCGCCCAAATCACTGCCGTTCACGTCATCAGGCAAGTTGTCACGTTCCGGCGCGAAAACCATGTTCAGCAATGGTGACATCGTTGAAATCGTGACAGATCTGGACACCGTCGAAAACGCCATGTCTGTGGCTGCCGAATAG
- a CDS encoding LptF/LptG family permease, with protein sequence MFRIPIIERYVIRQVSIPLLTALGAGLSVLCAERIVQVLDITLGNRNSFGVVLELLAYWMPHYIGLAAPVALYLGLLFGFNKMSKDSELDAFLAAGVGLGRLTRPVCMISVVLAVNAALMFGWIQPYSLYAYRATVYTLANVDVFYLAEEGVFMQTGKRTFILDKLERRDNSFQRIFMYDDNGRKGSETITALNGKLVDDPANSRPVLRLDDGHRMEMKSKNATASTSTLEPPVVGDFQSADVALGELSKEVFRPRGRNERELTLTELYMQLQSADPSDNRKTKMEAQFHIRLALVALVLILPFLALPYAIGSRRGNRAYRFAIALILLVAFHEVLQQGHLITRVSGTSVWLTIWTPFSLFAGFAFWRFYVTCYTLPRPWLEPVMEDIADHIKTVWRKIRPLPAPGSP encoded by the coding sequence ATTTTCAGAATTCCGATTATCGAGCGATATGTCATTCGCCAGGTATCAATTCCGTTGCTGACTGCACTGGGAGCCGGATTGTCCGTGCTGTGTGCTGAACGCATCGTGCAGGTACTGGATATCACGCTTGGCAATCGCAACTCGTTTGGCGTGGTCCTCGAACTGCTGGCGTACTGGATGCCGCACTATATCGGGCTTGCCGCACCTGTGGCCCTGTATCTCGGCTTGTTGTTCGGCTTCAACAAAATGTCCAAGGATTCCGAACTGGATGCCTTTCTGGCAGCCGGTGTCGGGCTTGGAAGACTGACCCGTCCGGTCTGCATGATTTCGGTCGTTCTCGCCGTCAATGCCGCCTTGATGTTTGGCTGGATACAACCCTATTCGCTGTATGCCTACCGGGCCACTGTCTACACCCTTGCCAATGTCGACGTGTTCTATCTCGCGGAAGAAGGCGTCTTCATGCAAACCGGCAAGCGCACCTTCATTCTCGACAAGCTGGAACGCCGGGACAATTCATTCCAGCGCATCTTCATGTATGACGACAATGGCCGGAAGGGCAGCGAAACCATTACCGCCCTGAACGGCAAGCTGGTGGATGATCCGGCCAATTCCCGACCTGTCCTGCGGCTTGATGACGGTCACCGCATGGAAATGAAGTCGAAGAACGCAACGGCTTCGACGTCCACACTGGAGCCACCGGTGGTCGGTGACTTCCAGTCGGCTGATGTGGCACTGGGCGAACTGTCGAAAGAGGTGTTCCGTCCGCGCGGGCGTAATGAACGGGAACTGACACTGACGGAATTGTACATGCAATTGCAGAGTGCAGACCCGAGTGACAATCGAAAGACAAAGATGGAGGCGCAATTCCATATCCGGCTGGCGCTGGTGGCACTGGTACTGATCCTGCCGTTTTTGGCGCTGCCCTACGCGATTGGTTCGCGCCGCGGCAACCGGGCCTACAGGTTCGCCATAGCACTTATCCTGCTGGTGGCATTTCATGAAGTGCTGCAGCAGGGACATCTGATAACACGGGTGTCCGGCACTTCTGTCTGGTTGACTATATGGACACCGTTTTCGCTGTTTGCCGGATTTGCATTCTGGCGGTTCTACGTCACTTGTTACACCTTGCCCCGGCCCTGGCTGGAACCGGTGATGGAGGACATAGCTGATCATATCAAGACCGTCTGGCGCAAGATCAGGCCGTTGCCTGCCCCGGGTTCACCATGA
- a CDS encoding NAD-dependent epimerase/dehydratase family protein produces the protein MPSRQAHPAPLRIAITGVTGFVGSHLVRQLAARGHDITALVRDRSRLSKKFPASAVVVEGALDDTQALDELVGRAEVVVHVAGAIKAIDAARFMAVNADGTRAVVEAAGRADVTRFVHVSSLAAREPALSGYCASKAAAESIVAGAAGDMEWICVRPPAVYGPGDRATLPLVQQLSRRHAILTGTHDQRISLLHVEDLASGLVAAAEGLVEGGTVYEADDATVNGYSWQDVATAAGRSLGFTPRVHLLPRPIVQMAGTAGAMMAGITGKAQILTAGKARELYHADWVIKGVRLDATGHWQARRKFDEGFADTLRWYRAHGWLPAG, from the coding sequence ATGCCTTCACGACAAGCGCACCCTGCGCCGCTTCGGATTGCGATCACCGGAGTTACCGGATTTGTGGGTTCACACCTGGTGCGCCAGCTGGCTGCACGCGGCCATGACATCACAGCGCTGGTTCGCGATCGATCGCGGTTGAGCAAGAAATTTCCGGCTTCCGCAGTTGTTGTTGAAGGGGCGCTGGACGACACGCAGGCCTTGGACGAGTTGGTTGGCAGGGCAGAGGTCGTTGTGCATGTGGCCGGTGCCATAAAGGCGATCGACGCAGCCCGGTTCATGGCGGTCAATGCAGACGGCACCCGTGCGGTTGTTGAAGCTGCAGGCCGTGCCGACGTGACCAGGTTTGTGCACGTGTCGTCGCTGGCCGCCAGAGAGCCTGCGTTATCCGGCTATTGTGCGTCAAAGGCGGCGGCGGAATCGATTGTTGCAGGCGCGGCAGGCGACATGGAATGGATCTGCGTGCGCCCGCCGGCGGTTTACGGACCGGGGGATCGCGCAACGCTGCCTTTGGTGCAGCAGCTGTCCAGGCGGCATGCGATCCTGACCGGTACGCACGATCAGCGGATTTCTCTGCTGCATGTCGAAGACCTGGCAAGTGGGCTGGTTGCGGCGGCGGAAGGACTTGTTGAAGGCGGTACGGTCTATGAGGCGGATGATGCAACTGTGAACGGATACAGCTGGCAGGATGTGGCCACCGCCGCCGGGCGCAGCCTGGGGTTCACGCCCCGGGTTCACCTGTTACCCCGCCCGATTGTGCAGATGGCCGGTACTGCCGGTGCGATGATGGCCGGGATAACCGGCAAGGCACAGATTTTGACGGCTGGAAAAGCCCGCGAACTTTATCATGCTGACTGGGTGATAAAGGGGGTTCGCCTGGACGCGACGGGGCACTGGCAAGCCCGAAGGAAGTTTGACGAGGGGTTTGCTGACACCCTTCGCTGGTATCGGGCGCATGGATGGTTGCCTGCGGGATAA